The following are encoded together in the Salvelinus fontinalis isolate EN_2023a chromosome 38, ASM2944872v1, whole genome shotgun sequence genome:
- the LOC129838037 gene encoding urokinase plasminogen activator surface receptor-like, whose amino-acid sequence MHLIVPILVSVLLPKAYSLKCFECTPGESGACTDKQTYCLNPTQCGSSRIISYIDDTKLLDINAKSCAVPAACLSAAVNFGISRTTIASKCCNTDLCNSQSVPESTKAPPNGKTCFTCTGTDCTRTLRCLGEEDLCISTTVNTGGVKITMKGCVSKSICVGDGSQALGPAMGMDMKCCEGNLCNNAQSIGLSLLLLVTSMVSVTLFY is encoded by the exons ATGCACCTTATTGTACCCATCCTCGTGAGCGTGCTTCTTCCCAAAG CATATTCACTCAAGTGCTTTGAGTGCACACCAGGAGAATCAGGAGCATGCACCGACAAGCAGACTTACTGTCTTAATCCAACCCAATGTGGAAGCTCGCGGATCATATCCTATATTG ATGATACAAAATTATTGGATATCAACGCGAAGTCTTGCGCGGTGCCTGCTGCGTGTCTCAGTGCAGCAGTGAACTTCGGAATCTCGCGCACAACGATCGCCAGCAAATGCTGCAATACGGACCTCTGCAACTCCCAAAGCGTCCCTG AGTCCACTAAAGCCCCTCCTAATGGCAAGACATGCTTCACCTGTACCGGAACGGACTGCACGAGAACTCTGAGGTGCTTGGGAGAGGAGGACCTCTGCATCTCAACAACAG TGAACACGGGTGGCGTGAAGATAACAATGAAGGGATGTGTCTCCAAGAGCATCTGTGTGGGAGACGGGTCACAAGCACTGGGGCCCGCCATGGGCATGGACATGAAGTGCTGCGAGGGCAACCTGTGTAACAACGCCCAGAGCATCGGACTGAGTCTCCTGCTCCTGGTAACATCCATGGTCTCTGTCACCCTGTTCTACTGA